In the genome of Thermoplasmataceae archaeon, one region contains:
- the pyrH gene encoding UMP kinase translates to MESLVISLGGSIVYGDSLNMNFLKKFSEVIEKLETYDRIGIVVGGGRLARMYIGELKKFNVNDNVLDEIGINATRMNALAAASFLTNVNTKIPTTVNDAAELSHFYRHVVMGGTEPGHTTDTVSVLLAERIGAREVINATSVDGVYSSDPKKIPDARKFRKLDYDKAIELSIYASIGAGPNVFMDITSLNIAKRSGIRIHVVNGLNLEVYGTIARGADHDGTVIAHFPEKK, encoded by the coding sequence ATGGAATCATTGGTAATATCACTGGGAGGATCGATTGTGTATGGGGACTCCCTAAACATGAATTTCCTGAAGAAGTTCTCCGAGGTCATCGAGAAGCTAGAGACCTATGATCGGATCGGAATTGTGGTTGGCGGTGGCAGGTTGGCGAGAATGTACATTGGGGAACTGAAGAAATTCAATGTCAATGACAACGTGCTGGACGAGATAGGGATAAACGCTACAAGGATGAATGCCCTTGCCGCGGCTTCGTTCCTGACCAACGTCAATACGAAGATCCCTACAACCGTTAACGATGCAGCTGAACTGTCCCACTTTTACAGGCATGTCGTGATGGGAGGCACCGAACCGGGGCATACCACCGATACAGTTTCCGTTCTTCTTGCCGAAAGAATTGGCGCCCGTGAGGTCATAAATGCCACTTCCGTGGACGGAGTGTATTCAAGTGATCCAAAAAAAATTCCTGATGCCAGGAAATTCAGGAAACTGGACTACGACAAGGCGATTGAACTTTCCATATATGCCTCCATTGGAGCAGGACCTAATGTTTTCATGGATATCACCTCGCTTAACATAGCCAAAAGGTCAGGGATCAGGATACATGTTGTGAATGGCCTAAATCTTGAGGTATACGGAACCATAGCTAGGGGCGCAGATCATGATGGGACCGTGATAGCACATTTTCCAGAGAAAAAGTGA